Genomic window (Streptomyces yatensis):
AACCACAACCGGTCCGCCCACTGATACCGCACCGGACTCGCAAGTTGCCTGCGCAGCACCGCGTTCTCGTGCTGGAGCACGAGCAATTCAGCATCTCTGGACGTCCGCCGACGCAGCAACACCGCAGGAACCGAGAGCAGCTTCCGTGTGACCTGATACACCAGTGACACGATCACCTGGACATGGTCCCAGCAGCCCGCTGATCCCGCCAGACCGCCTACGACCTGCAACGACGCATTCCTGAACGGCACAGGGTCGTCACGGCACCCGTCGGTCGTACTGAGGGCGTTGCCCAGGGCGTCGATGGCTTGGCGTTGGAGGCGGAGTCGGACGTGGGCGTAGACGCCGGCGGTGACGCCGATGTGGGCGTGGCCGAGCCTGTGGGGATCCGAAGCAGGGCCGCCGCACTCACCTGCGAACTTATCCGGCCCTTTCATACTCATTGATAAGTCCTCCGAGGACGGGTCGACGCTTGATCCGTTCTTGCGAGAGGTCGGCGATGGGATGGTCGGGTCGGGGCGGTTTGAGTTGGCGTCCGCGGTGGGGTCTTCGCCCGTTGTAGTGGCGGGCGTATTCGTCCAGCACGATGCGAAGGTGGCGCTGGCCGAGGATGAGCATGCGATCAGTAACCTCGGAGCGGACGGTGCGTACGAATCGTTCCGCGTACGCGTTCGCGCGGGGGCTGCGCGGAGGGATCTTCACGACCGTGATGCCGGCGCTGGCGAGGACGGCGTCGAACGCATCGGTGAACTGCCCGGCCCGATCCCGCACCAGGACCGTGAACTCGGAGGCTCGGTCGCCCAGTTTCATCAGGAGGTTGCGTGCCTGCTGGGTGGTCCAGGGGCCGTCGGGATGCGAGGTGGTGCCCAGGATGTGTACGTAGCGGGTGCCGACCTCGATCGCGAAGAACACGTAAAGGCGTCGCAGGGTGAGGGCGCAGTCGATGTGGAAGAAGTCGACGGCGAGCATGGTCGATGCCTGGGTATGCAGGAACTGTCGTGTGGGTGCCGGAATCTGTGTCACCCTATGCGACCTGCGAGTATTCGTGGATAAGGCCGCCGAGTCGATCGCGTGGATTGCTGCGAGTGTGGTCCCTGGCGATGGGCGGCTCGGGGTCGGTGAGTCGGTCTGGTGCCCGTTGTCCGAGGGATCGGTGCGGTCGGTGTCTGTTGTAGTGCTCCGCGTACTCGCCGACGACGAGGCGCAGGTGGCGCTCTCCGGTGATCAGGACGCGGTCGGTTGCCTCGCGTCGGCATGATCCGATCCAGCGTTCCGCGATGGCGTTCATCCGGGGCACTTGGGGCAGTGTCGGGCCGGTCGGGTGCCGGGTGACGCTGGCGATGTGCACGCGGCGGGTGCTGTGGTCGATGAAGAACAGCACGAATCAGCGCCGCAGGAAGACCGTGTCGATGTGGAAGAGGCCGGTGGCCACGATGGCGGAGGCCTGGGCTTTGAGGAAGGCGGGCCAGGACTGGTTGGTGCGCTGGGGTGCGGGGTCGATCCCGGCCTTCTGCAAGATCTCCCAGACGGTCGAGGCGCCGATTTTGCGTCCCAGGCCGAGCAGTTCGCCGTGGATCCGTCGATATCCCCACCCCGGGTTCTCCCGCGCAAGGCGCAGGACCAGATGCCGCAGTGCTTCCGGCTTCGGCGGTCGGCCCGGACGGCGGTGTGGATAGGTCCACTTCCGGGCCACAAGGCGTGCGTGCCGGCGCAGGACCGACCGTCGAGTGACCAGCAACACCAGCTGTGTACGCTGCTGCGTGTTCACCATCCGGAGCAGCGCTGCCATGACAGCCCGATCGCTCCAGGAAAGTTGAGGTCGTGGCTGGGTGCGTTGCGCGACACCGAGCTGGTGCCGGAGGATCAAGATCTCGACGTCTTTCGCCGCACCCGACCGGGCAGCAGCGCAAGCCATTGGAAGAGCTGACACGCGGGCTGATAGAGCAGACGTATCGCCACGACCCAGCATGATGCCGCAGCCCCCGTCAGCTCCTGCGCTCTGGAAGATCCGAAGCCGCAGGTCACCCCGGGTGACAGATTTTCCGGCACCCGCAGGGTTGCAGATTCAAATCCTGTCACCCCGACGGTGTAGAGGGTCTTCGCAGGTCAACGTGCGACGACCGTCGGGACTCGGTGCACCCGCTCCGATCCGGGCTGATGGCTTCTCGGCAAGCACAGTCGCATGAACTGCACACCCGAGGCATCGAGTCCCCCTGGATCCTCGGCGGCCTCAACAACGACGCTGGAACGAGAGCAACGTCATCCGTACCAGGTGATGTTGCAGATATAGATGCAGTGATGGCGTGGTACTGAGAGGAAGCTGATGAAGCCGCGTCCGCCGAGAATGTCGAATTCTCGGAGTCCGCCTTCTCGGTCGAGGGGCCGACCCACCTTTGCCGCGTCGACTCCAAGCGCGGCGAGTTCGGTCGCCAGTCGCTCGACCTCTGCTACGACACCTGGCGCAAGTCCGTCGGCGACGTACTCCTCACTCGGGTTGTACTCCCAGGTCCAGTCGGTCACAGCCCCGCCTCGGCCTCCGCGGCCTTACGGATCTGCTGAATTTCGTGGATGGCTGCCGTCGGGTCCTGTTCGGCCATATCGACGATCTGCTCGAGTTCACGGAGGCGGGCGGCGCGTTCCGGGTGCCGCTCGATGGCGACGAACACGGCCCATGAGTGGACGAAAGCCCGCAGGGGCGCGAGGCTCTGTGTCTGCTGTGCGTTTGTAGTCGCCTCGAACAGGTGCTGAGTGAGCGCAGGGACTCTGCTGGGAGCGATCCGGGCGACAGCCGTGCGCAGTGCGTCAGGGGCGAGGTCGGGCATGGGGATCAGGGGTCCATACGGGCCGTCTGGCTGCGCACTCACGATGACCTCCTGTGCAGGGTTACTCGTCGTACCCTATCGTGCGGGCGCGGTAGCTGTGGGAGACCCTTGTCCGCTCCGCAAGCCGTCGCATGGCGTGGCTGTTGCTATGGGGGAGTGGCTGATTGCAGCGTTCTCCGTAGGCGCGCAAGGACGCGGTACGGTTCTGAACCGAGCGCTACGGTGCGGTACGGATGGTTGCGGAGAGTCGCCACGCCGCTGGGGGTCAAGGGGTCGCAGGTTCAAATCCTGTCGTCCCGACCAGCATCATCGCAGGTCGGAGGCCGTTTCCGCGGGTAGCGGGGACGGCCTTAACCGTTTCCGGGCTGGGAGCAAGTGGGAGCCCTCTGGGAGCCCTCGTGCTCCCAACTCGCAGACGTGTCAACGGTGCCCGATTCGTCCGTCACCCGATCCGGTAGACGTGCGGTGCCGTACCGCGCTCCTATGCGCCGTTGTCAACCACAGGGCACCAAGGTCACCCCACCGCTATGGATGCTCTCGGCATCGAGAGGCATAAGGACCCCTTGTCGGCGCTCGACCCTGCGTTTGCCGAATATCTTGTCCGTGCAGGTCACGCGGCATGTCTGTATTCGTGGAGGATGCCGCCAAGGCGGTCGTGGCGTCGTATGTCGAGGTCGTTTAGCTTGTCGGGATCGTCGATTGGTGTGGGCAGTGGGTGTAGCGGTCGGGCGTTCGCGATGCCCTGGTGCGGTCGGTGGGAGTTGTAGAACTGCTCGAACTCTCGTAGGGCGTGGAGGAGGTGGCGCTGGTTCCAGATCAAGGTCCGTTGCAGGAGTTCGTGTCTGCAGGTCTGCACCCACCTTTCCATGATCGAGTTCATTCTCGGCATCTGGATGCCGGTGAGGACGACCTCGATCCCTGTGTCCTTGAGGACGGCGTCGAACAGTCCGGGGAACTTCCTGTCCCTGTCCCGGATCATGAATCGTGCCCGGCAGCCTACGTCCTCGAGATCCATGACCAGGTTCTTCGCCGCTTGGGTTACCCATGAGGTGGTCGGGTGTGCGGTGGCGCCCAGGACCCGGATGCGGCGACTGCTGTGTTCGATCACCGCGAGTACGTACATCCGCGCGCCGGACAAGGTGACCGCCTCAAAGAAGTCACAGGCCAGGAGGGCGTCGGCTTGGGAACGCAGGAAGTCGGCCCACGTGCTGGAGCTCCGGCCGGGCGCCGGATCGATGCCGGCATCCTTAAGGATCTTCCAGACGGTCGACGCAGCCACCTTCACTCCCGGCACGAGCAGCTCGCCATGAAGGCGCCTGTAGCCCCAGCTTGGATTCTCTCTCGCCAGACGCAGCACCAGAATCCGGATGGAGCGCACGGTACGTGGGCGACCGGGTCGCTTGGGCCGCGTTAAGGCGGCATGACGGCGCTTGGAGAGGTCGCGGTGCCAGCGCAGCACCGT
Coding sequences:
- a CDS encoding transposase: MLFFIDHSTRRVHIASVTRHPTGPTLPQVPRMNAIAERWIGSCRREATDRVLITGERHLRLVVGEYAEHYNRHRPHRSLGQRAPDRLTDPEPPIARDHTRSNPRDRLGGLIHEYSQVA
- a CDS encoding integrase core domain-containing protein, translated to MLAVDFFHIDCALTLRRLYVFFAIEVGTRYVHILGTTSHPDGPWTTQQARNLLMKLGDRASEFTVLVRDRAGQFTDAFDAVLASAGITVVKIPPRSPRANAYAERFVRTVRSEVTDRMLILGQRHLRIVLDEYARHYNGRRPHRGRQLKPPRPDHPIADLSQERIKRRPVLGGLINEYERAG
- a CDS encoding integrase core domain-containing protein; translation: MLLRLAYLGVTNALALLRLLPMSDRDKDAEILALRHQITVLERQLGGARVRFTPGDRAFLAALLHRLPLPVLRQVRLLVRPDTVLRWHRDLSKRRHAALTRPKRPGRPRTVRSIRILVLRLARENPSWGYRRLHGELLVPGVKVAASTVWKILKDAGIDPAPGRSSSTWADFLRSQADALLACDFFEAVTLSGARMYVLAVIEHSSRRIRVLGATAHPTTSWVTQAAKNLVMDLEDVGCRARFMIRDRDRKFPGLFDAVLKDTGIEVVLTGIQMPRMNSIMERWVQTCRHELLQRTLIWNQRHLLHALREFEQFYNSHRPHQGIANARPLHPLPTPIDDPDKLNDLDIRRHDRLGGILHEYRHAA